CTGATGTGAAATTGATGTATCGTATCGCTAATTGGGTGCCATTATTACCGGATGGACGTCGTTTACGCCCTAAAGAAGTGGTTCGTGAATACGAAAAAACGTTAATTGATGAATTAAATCTTTTGCGTGAATCAGCGAATGCGATCCAATTACGGCGTAATTTTGAAAATAGCTCAATGTTATATATACCTGAAGTATATGCGGATTATTGTCGTGAAAATGTCATGGTGATGGAGCGTATTTATGGTATTCCAGTCTCTGATATTACTGCTCTAAAAGCACAAGGGACTAACATGAAGATCTTGGCAGAAAGGGGCGTTAAAGTCTTCTTTACTCAAGTTTTTCGTGACAGCTTTTTCCATGCTGATATGCATCCAGGAAATATTTTTGTTAGTTATGAGCACCCTGAAGATCCACTTTATATTGGCATCGACTGTGGTATTGTCGGGTCATTAAATAAAGAAGATAAGCGTTATCTTGCGGAAAACTTTATTGCCTTTTTTAATCGTGACTATCGTAAAGTTGCTGAGCTGCATGTTGATTCAGGTTGGGTGCCTGCTGATACTAATGTTGAAGACTTTGAGTTTGCGATTAGAACTGTTTGTGAGCCTATTTTTGAAAAGCCACTGGCAGAAATATCGTTTGGGCATGTGTTGCTGAATCTCTTTAACACCGCTCGTCGATTTAATATGGAAGTTCAGCCTCAATTGGTATTGTTGCAAAAAACGTTACTTTACGTAGAAGGTTTAGGTCGTCAATTATACCCACAACTGGATTTATGGAAGACAGCTAAACCTTTCTTAGAAGACTGGATACATAGCCAAGTTGGACTTCCTGCAATTACCAAAGCGTTAAAAGAAAAAGCACCTTATTGGGCTGAAAAAATGCCTGAAATCCCTGATTTAATTTATGGTGCTTTACGTCAACATAAGTTTTTGCAATCAAATATTGAGCAACTCGCTGAACAATTGAAGGATCAGCGTAGCAAACAACGCAAATCGCAATACCTATTAGGAATTGGTGCAACATTTATCCTTTGTGGCAGTTTATTCTTTATTTCGGACTCTATAAGGATGGCGATAGCATTTATGTCTGCGGGGGCGTTGTCATGGGTTATTGGCTGGTGTAAATCAGGGAAAAATTAAGTAAACCTTGTTTTGCGACAAGTTTATAAGCCTGTGAATATTTCCGTATTGCTGCTAGGTTGTATATAATGGGATTAATAACTATTGATCCCACTTTTACAGAGGTATAAACAATGGAATCAACTATTGCAACGGCTGCTTTTGGTAGCCCTTGGCAACTTATCATTATTGCTCTACTTATTATTTTAATTTTCGGCACCAAAAAACTGCGTTCTCTGGGTTCGGATTTAGGCGAGTCATTGAAAGGCTTTAAAAAAGCGATGAATGATGATGAAGCTGCTAAGTCTGCAAAAGAAGAGCAAGAGAAACAAGATGCTGATTTTGCAACCAAAAATATTACAGAGCAACAGGCTACCGAAAAGAAAGATAGTCCAGTTGAGAGCAAAAACAAAGAGCAGGGTTAAACCGTGTTTGACATAGGTTTCAGTGAACTGCTGCTTGTTGCAGTTATAGGCCTTGTTGTACTGGGCCCTGAGCGTCTACCAGTAGCAGTAAGAACTGTTGCTGGTTGGATCCGTGCTATGCGCTCATTAGCTGCTAATGTGCAAAATGAATTGTCACAAGAGCTGAAATTACAAGAACTGCAAGAGACGTTGAAAAAAGTTGAGGAGAAAGCTGGTATGGAAACGCTTTCTCCTGAGCTAAAACAATCGATGGATGAACTCCGTCAAGCTGCCCAGTCTTTAAAATCGGGCTATCAAGCAACGACTGATAGTGTGGAAAGTGAATTGCAGAAAGCCAAAGAATTAACTGACAACTATGACAGTGCGGTTAAAGATGCGCAAACAACAGTTTCACAAACACAAGAGTCAGATCCTGATCCTGAATATGCAGCCAAAATGGCGGAAGTTGTTGAGGAGCCTGCATCTACCAAAGGTGAAAGCAGTCCAGAAGACAATGTTGACGCAAAGAAAAACCCTAATCAGATAGAAAGCGAAAAATAGAACATGGCTGTAAATGATACTCAACCACTTATTAGCCACCTAATTGAATTAAGGAAGCGGCTACTAAACTGTTTGATCACGGTTTTAATTGTATTTGCTGCTCTGGCTTACTTTTCAAATGATATTTATCGGCTAGTTGCTGCTCCTTTGATTGATAAGCTGCCTGTTGGCTCTCAAATGAGTGCAACCGACGTGGCATCCACATTCTTTACCCCAATTAAGCTAACGATGATGGTATCGGTATTTCTTTCGATACCTGTGATCCTTTATCAAATTTGGGCATTTATCGCGCCTGCGTTATATAAACATGAACGTAGATTGATGCTGCCTTTATTGGTTTCTAGTAGTTTCCTTTTCTATTTGGGAATGGCATTCGCCTATTTTGTGGTTTTCCCATTAGCATTTGGTTTCTTTGTCAAAACTACTCCTGATAGCGTTAATTTTATTCCTGATATTAGTAAATATCTGAGTTTTGTGATGACGCTATTTATGGCATTTGGTGCAGCATTTGAAGTGCCTATAGCCATTATTCTATTATGTTGGACTGGTGTTACAACACCTGAATCATTAAAGCGCAAACGCCCATACATTTTAGTCGGTGCTTTTATTATTGGGATGTTTTTGACGCCACCAGACGTGCTATCTCAAACGTTACTTGCAGTTCCAATGTATTTGCTATTTGAGCTTGGCGTTCTTCTTTCCAATTTCTATGTTGGTAAAGGCCGACGTAAACCGGAAAATGACGAAGAAGAGCACGATGAGCAGTAAAATATAGCCAATTGATTAAAACCCACATGATTGTGGGTTTTTTTGTTTTTACTGAGGTAGTTTTTTGAATTGGGTATTATCAAGAACCTTGGTGACACTCTTATTCAAGATATTAAGTAAGAGGATTGATCGTGTTTCGCCATTGGGTTCGTCGTATATGGCTTGAATACCTGCAAAGATCCCTTCAGTAATTAGAACGCTATCACCATGGATAGGAGTTTCTGGGGCAATAAGATGGGAAAGCTCAGTTTGCTGTAATAACTCAATAAGCTCATCAGGCACAATGGCGGGTAATTGTCCAAAACGAACAAAGTGGCTAACCCCACGTGTTGATTGTATCGTGGTTGTATGGATCGCATTATGATCAAATTTGACAAATAAATAATTAGGAAATAGAGGCTCCTTGACTATGGTGCGTTTTCCTCGAATGACTTTTTCAATATCTGCCATTGGTGTCATGCAGATAACATCTTGTCTATTCAGGTGCTCCATAGCCCTATCGATTTGGCCGCGTTTACAATATAACAGATACCACTTTTCCATTTTTCTAATCCAGCACAACAAAATTATGCTCATCATAACAAATTAGCGGATAAAAATGTGACTAATCGATTAAGTAAGAATATCATTCATAATCATAAAGATATCTTAACTTAAGTACAATCGATTGTTGTTAACTGTAATATAACAACTCGTTATCTAGGAGAGTGCATGGAAATTTTTTTATTAAGTAATGGTAAGCTTCCAAATAACCCTGTTTGGCTGAGCTATGCATTACCTCGTATTCATAAAGTGATTGAGCGTAAAAATATTAAATCAGCGGTGCTTGTCCCTTATGCTGTTTTACGTGGCTCTCATGATGAAAGAGCTGAGCAATTAAGTGAGGCTTTAGGTATTAAAGTTACATCCATTGAACATTTCTCTAGCCCAGTAGAAGCGATTGAGCAGGCGGAATGTATATTAGTCAGTGGTGGAAACACTTGGTGGTTAAACAAGTGTTTACATGAAAATGGTCTGATTGTGGCAATTCAGCGTGCGGTGAGAGAGCGTAATGTGCCTTATATTGGCTGGAGCGCTGGTTGTAATGTTGCAACGCCTAGTATCCGCACAACTAATGACATGCCTGTCAGTAATGCGGCTATTATGCCATCTTTGGGTTTGTTCCCACTCCAAATTAACCCTCACTATATTGATGCTCATATTTCAGGCCACATGGGAGAAACACGCGACGAAAGATTACAAGAGTTCTGTGTGATTAACCCACATGAGACAGTGGTTGCTCTCAGAGAAGGAAGTGGCCTACAAATCAAAGGTAACACTTTAGAATATTTCAGTGGTAAAGGTGATGGGTTTAAATTATTTAAACATAATCAATCCTTCCCAGAACAATTTGATACTTTATCATTAAAAGGGCTGGTTCCATTTGATTGCCAATAAAGTAATCAGTCATAAATAATAAACATATTGATTATACATAGTTTTTATGGGTAACTTGTAACCTTGGCCGGACGTCTTATAATGAGACTCCCTCTGTAATAGTAAAAGATGACAATGAAATACCGTGACCTAAGAGACTTCATTGCCCAGCTAGAAAAGCAAGGCGAATTAAAACGTATTACGATGGAGGTTGATCCTTACCTCGAAATGACGGAAATAGCCGATCGTACTCTTAGAGCAGGAGGGCCGGCCTTATTATTTGAAAATCCCAAAGGCTATAACATGCCTGTTCTGTGTAACTTATTTGGCACAACCAAACGAGTTGCTATGGGAATGGGGCAAGAAGATATTAAAGCATTGCATGATGTTGGCAAATTGCTGGCTTTTCTAAAAGAACCGGATCCTCCGAAAGGGTTCCGTGACCTATTTGATAAATTACCTAAATTTAAGCAAGTGTTGAATATGCCTGCAAAAAGGCTGAGTTCAGCACCTTGCCAAGAACAAATTTGGGCGGGTGACGATGTCGATTTAACAAAAATCCCAGTCATGCATTGCTGGCCAGAAGATGCAGCTCCTTTAATTACTTGGGGTTTAACGGTCACTCGAGGGCCAAACAAAGAACGCCAAAATTTGGGGATCTACCGACAACAAGTTTTGGGTAAAAACAAACTTATCATGCGTTGGCTTTCACACCGTGGTGGGGCGCTTGATTTTCAAGAGTGGTGCCAACAGCACCCAGGTGAACGATTCCCCGTTGCAGTTGCATTAGGGGCAGATCCTGCAACTATTTTAGGTGCAGTGACGCCTGTACCAGATACCCTATCTGAATATGCATTTGCTGGTTTATTACGTGGCAATAAAACTGAAGTTGTGAAATGTATTTCTAATGATCTTGAAGTACCGGCTGGTGCTGAGATCATTCTTGAAGGCTATATTGAGCAAGGGGAGCTGGCGCCAGAAGGGCCATATGGTGACCATACTGGTTATTATAATGAAATTGATAGTTTCCCTGTATTTACTGTTACTCATGTAACTCAACGTCGCGATGCTATTTATCATTCGACCTATACAGGGCGCCCGCCTGATGAACCCGCAGTGCTCGGCGAAGCATTAAATGAAGTGCTAGTGCCAATTTTACAAAAACAGTTCCCTGAGATCGTTGATTTTTACTTACCGCCAGAAGGTTGTTCATATCGCCTAGCTGTTGTCACAATGAAAAAACAATATGCAGGCCATGCCAAAAGGGTAATGATGGGGGTTTGGTCATATCTTCGACAGTTTATGTATACAAAATTTGTCATTGTTTGTGATGATGATATCAATGCTCGAGATTGGAAAGATGTGATATGGGCAATAACAACACGCATGGATCCTGCTCGTGATACTGTTATGATGGAAAATACGCCAATAGATTATCTTGATTTTGCTTCACCAGTATCAGGTTTAGGTTCAAAAATGGGGCTAGATGCAACGAATAAATGGCCTGGAGAAACAAATCGGGAATGGGGACGGCCAATTGTGATGGATGAAGCAGTGAAGTCACGTGTAGATGATATTTGGGAACAATTGAATATTTTTGGAAAATAAGAGGGGAGCCATGGCAACTTTGAGCTGCAAAGTCACATCTGTTGAATCTATCACTGATACCGTTTATCGGGTTATTTTGTTGCCAGATGGGCCCTTTCATTTTAAAGCAGGTCAATATCTTATGGTCATAATGGATGAGCGAGATAAACGCCCGTTCTCTATGGCCTCAACACCTGCAAATAACGAAACAATTGAGCTTCACATTGGTGCTTCTGAAATTAATCTTTATGCAATGGCTGTTATGGATAGGATTTTAGATCAGCGCCGTATTGATATTGATATACCTCATGGCAAAGCATGGTTTAGAGAAAATAGCCAAAATCCGATGATCTTAGTTGCAGGCGGAACCGGATTCTCTTACACGCACTCAGTATTACTCGCTGCTTTAATGGAAAATCCTTCCCGTGATATCACTTTCTATTGGGGTGGACGCCAGTTAGAGCATCTATATGATTTAGGTGAACTCCAAGCCTTAAGTGAACGCTATGCTAATCTGAAAATCGTTCCTATTGTTGAGCAGCCTGATGGCTCTTGGAGAGGACGCTCAGGCACAGTACTCAGTGCTGTTTTAGACGATTTTGGTGATTTATCTGCTTATGATATTTATATCGCGGGTCGTTTTGAGATGGCTAAAATCGCAAGAGAACGTTTTTGCGCTGAGCGTGGTGCAAAGCCAGAGCAGCTGTTTGGTGATGCTTACGAGTTTATTTAGTATTGATTACATAGCAAAGTGAGCATTAGTCTAGAAGTTTGCTGCTGCTCCTTAAACTAAAAAGCCCGCCCCTGACTAGGCGGGAATGTTGACAACATACAACAACACTACGGCAAATAGTGGATACACTCTCCATACATCAAGTTGCAACGTCGCTAGCTGTATCTATTAATTTTAGTTACCTATGCTTAACTATTATAGTTAGCTAGCTCTGTTGCGCCTTGAGCCATTCAGAGTATTGGGTATTATATGCGCTCGATGATAGTTGCTATCCCTTGCCCAAACCCAATGCACATAGTTGCTAGACCGAATTGTTTATCCTTCTGCTCTAATTGATTCAGTAAAGCGGTGGTGATCCTCGCTCCTGAGCACCCTAAAGGGTGGCCTAGTGCGATAGCACCACCGTTAAGGTTCACTTTTTCATCAATTTGATTTTCTGGCAATTTCAGGCCTTTTAAACACGCAATAGACTGCGCCGCGAAAGCTTCATTTAACTCAATAACATCGATATCTGCTAATGATAACCCCGCCCGTTTGAGCGCTAATTCAGTTGCAGGAACTGGCCCGAATCCCATAGTGGACGGATCACAGCCTACAACTGCCATGGAACGAATCCGTGCTCTTGGCTTTATGCCTTTGTTTCTCGCATAATTTTCACTGGTGATCAGCATTGCTGATGCGCCATCAGAAAGAGCTGATGAATTACCTGCGGTTACAGTACCACTTACGGGATCAAAAGCGGGTCTTAATGATGCTAATCCTTCTAAACTAGCATCAAAGCGAATAACTTCATCGTAATCGACAGCAAACAGGTTCCCGCTACTATCGTGCCCAGCAATAGGGGATATTTCATGCTTAAATGAACCATTTTTGGTTGCCTGAGCTGCTCTTTGATGAGAGCGAAGTGCAAATGCGTCTTGCTCTTCACGGCTTATTTTATACATTTTAGCTAGCATTTCAGCAGTTAACCCCATAGCGCCTGCTGCTTTAGCCACTCGTAGCGTGAGCTTAGGGTTAAAATCAATACCATGAGTCATTGGAACATGACCCATATGTTCGACTCCACCAATTAAGACCGAACTGGCATCGCCTGTCATGATTAGCCGGCTTGCATCATGAATAGCCTGCATAGACGAACCGCATAGGCGGTTAACTGTTACAGCTGGTACAGTATGAGGAATATCAGTAAGTAATGCTGCATTCTTAGCGACATTAAACCCTTGTTCAAGCGTTTGTTGCACACATCCCCAAATGATGTCATCCAATTCTTTTTTACTGGCATTTGGGTTACGTTCAAAAATTGCATTCATCAGATGTGCAGAGAGGTCTTCCGCTCGGACTTGGCGAAATACACCACCTTTTGAACGCCCCATTGGTGTACGTATTCCATCGATAATAACGACATTTTCCATACTTTTAGCCTCTCGCAACTTTTTGAATATCGATTGCCACAACAGGAGGTTGTGCATAATAACTCGCATTGGTCTGCGACTTTTCTTTAAGACCCGCAGGAATTTGATACAAGGGACTTAAATCAGCGTAAGCTTCCGCTGTTTTAGCGTAAGCTGCCGTGCCAAGAGTATCTAAATAGCGGAACGCACCTCCACGGAAAGGAGGGAAGCCAAGACCATAAACTAAAGCAATATCTGCATCAGCAGGGCTTTGAATAATGCCTTCTTCTAAGCAACGAACAACTTCGTTAATCATAGGGATCATCATACGGGCAATGATCTCTTCTTTTGTAAATGACCTTTTCTCACTACTGATTGGTGCTAAAAGCTCATTTGTCTCGGGAGCATCAATTTTCTTTGGTTTACCTTTTTTATCTTTTTCGTATTGATAAAAACCTTTGCCATTTTTCTGACCAAAGCGTTTTTCTTCAAACATGACATCAATGGCATTTTTGCGTGTTTTACTCATACGTTCAGGGAAACCTAATGCCATGACTTGTTCAGCATGGAAAGCGGTATCAATACCAACGACATCAAGCAGATATGCAGGACCCATTGGCCATCCGAATTCTTTCTCCATAACTTTATCGATTTCTTTAAAGTCAGCGCCGTCTTGGAGTAATAAGTTGAAACCTGCAAAGTAAGGAAACAGGACTCTATTAACAAAAAAGCCTGGGCAGTCATTGACAACTATCGGTGTTTTACCCATTTTGCTGGCATAGGTAACGACCTTCGCTATTGTCTCATCGGATGTTTTCTCGCCACGAATAATTTCAACTAATGGCATGCGATGAACTGGGTTAAAGAAGTGCATCCCACAAAAATTTTCAGGTCGTTTTAGTGCCTTGGCTAATTCAGTGATAGGAATTGTAGATGTATTAGAGGCTAATACAGTTTCAGCGCTGACTAAAGGTTCAACCTCAGATAAGACCGCCGCTTTAATTTTCGGATTTTCTACAACTGCTTCTACAATAATCTGTGCGTTTTCAATGCCTGCATATGAAAGTGAAGGGTGGATAGAGGCAAGGGTTTTTGCCATTTTAGAGGCGTTTATTTTTCCTCTTTCAAACTGTGCATTTAATAATTTATGGGCTTCATCAATACCTAAATCTAACGATTTTTCATTGATGTCTTTCATTAGAACAGGGATGCCTTTACTTGCGGATTGGTAAGCTATCCCACCACCCATTATCCCTGCGCCAAGAACGGCAGCATGCTGAGGTGCATCAACATGGCGAGAAAGTTGTTTACTTGTCGCTTTAACTTGTTGGTCATTAAGAAAAATGCTAACTAAAGAACGGGCGACATCGCTATGTGCGAGAGGAACAAAGCTAGCGGTTTCATATTTTAAAGCTTCATCTCTGGCGCAGTTTGCGGCTTTTTCAATTGTGTTAACCGCAGCCATCGGTGCTGGATAGTGTTTACCTGCCACTTTGTAAACCATACCTTTAGCAACATTGAAGCTCATTGTTTGTTCGATAGGGCTAAGCTGCAATGGTTGTAACTTAGGTTGACGCCTTTGTTGCCAGTTAATGGCTCCTGAAATTGCGGATTCAATCAGTTCAAGCGCCGCTTGTGGTAATTTTTCAGTTTCAACGACCGCATCTACTAAACCTAATTTTAATGCTTCAGCGGCACCTACATCTTTACCCGCAGTAATAATCTCAAGAGCACTATCTAAACCGATTAATCGAGGAAGGCGAACAGAGCCACCAAAGCCAGGCATAATCCCTAATTTCGTTTCGGGTAGGCCTACCCGTAGATCTGGTGTCGCAATACGAAGGTCAGTAGAAAGGATGCACTCACAACCACCACCTAGCGCATAGCCATTAATGGCACTAAGAGTAGGTACAGGTAAATCCTCAATGCGATTA
This portion of the Providencia manganoxydans genome encodes:
- the tatC gene encoding Sec-independent protein translocase subunit TatC, which translates into the protein MAVNDTQPLISHLIELRKRLLNCLITVLIVFAALAYFSNDIYRLVAAPLIDKLPVGSQMSATDVASTFFTPIKLTMMVSVFLSIPVILYQIWAFIAPALYKHERRLMLPLLVSSSFLFYLGMAFAYFVVFPLAFGFFVKTTPDSVNFIPDISKYLSFVMTLFMAFGAAFEVPIAIILLCWTGVTTPESLKRKRPYILVGAFIIGMFLTPPDVLSQTLLAVPMYLLFELGVLLSNFYVGKGRRKPENDEEEHDEQ
- the fre gene encoding NAD(P)H-flavin reductase, translating into MATLSCKVTSVESITDTVYRVILLPDGPFHFKAGQYLMVIMDERDKRPFSMASTPANNETIELHIGASEINLYAMAVMDRILDQRRIDIDIPHGKAWFRENSQNPMILVAGGTGFSYTHSVLLAALMENPSRDITFYWGGRQLEHLYDLGELQALSERYANLKIVPIVEQPDGSWRGRSGTVLSAVLDDFGDLSAYDIYIAGRFEMAKIARERFCAERGAKPEQLFGDAYEFI
- the tatA gene encoding twin-arginine translocase TatA/TatE family subunit, translated to MESTIATAAFGSPWQLIIIALLIILIFGTKKLRSLGSDLGESLKGFKKAMNDDEAAKSAKEEQEKQDADFATKNITEQQATEKKDSPVESKNKEQG
- the ubiD gene encoding 4-hydroxy-3-polyprenylbenzoate decarboxylase — translated: MKYRDLRDFIAQLEKQGELKRITMEVDPYLEMTEIADRTLRAGGPALLFENPKGYNMPVLCNLFGTTKRVAMGMGQEDIKALHDVGKLLAFLKEPDPPKGFRDLFDKLPKFKQVLNMPAKRLSSAPCQEQIWAGDDVDLTKIPVMHCWPEDAAPLITWGLTVTRGPNKERQNLGIYRQQVLGKNKLIMRWLSHRGGALDFQEWCQQHPGERFPVAVALGADPATILGAVTPVPDTLSEYAFAGLLRGNKTEVVKCISNDLEVPAGAEIILEGYIEQGELAPEGPYGDHTGYYNEIDSFPVFTVTHVTQRRDAIYHSTYTGRPPDEPAVLGEALNEVLVPILQKQFPEIVDFYLPPEGCSYRLAVVTMKKQYAGHAKRVMMGVWSYLRQFMYTKFVIVCDDDINARDWKDVIWAITTRMDPARDTVMMENTPIDYLDFASPVSGLGSKMGLDATNKWPGETNREWGRPIVMDEAVKSRVDDIWEQLNIFGK
- the pepE gene encoding dipeptidase PepE is translated as MEIFLLSNGKLPNNPVWLSYALPRIHKVIERKNIKSAVLVPYAVLRGSHDERAEQLSEALGIKVTSIEHFSSPVEAIEQAECILVSGGNTWWLNKCLHENGLIVAIQRAVRERNVPYIGWSAGCNVATPSIRTTNDMPVSNAAIMPSLGLFPLQINPHYIDAHISGHMGETRDERLQEFCVINPHETVVALREGSGLQIKGNTLEYFSGKGDGFKLFKHNQSFPEQFDTLSLKGLVPFDCQ
- the tatB gene encoding Sec-independent protein translocase protein TatB; this encodes MFDIGFSELLLVAVIGLVVLGPERLPVAVRTVAGWIRAMRSLAANVQNELSQELKLQELQETLKKVEEKAGMETLSPELKQSMDELRQAAQSLKSGYQATTDSVESELQKAKELTDNYDSAVKDAQTTVSQTQESDPDPEYAAKMAEVVEEPASTKGESSPEDNVDAKKNPNQIESEK
- the fadB gene encoding fatty acid oxidation complex subunit alpha FadB, which produces MLYQSETIYVQWLKTGIAELVFNSPGPINKLDTHTVASLDEAVSVLEQQSDLLGVILRSDKPAFIVGADIKEFLSLFEAPAETLSEWLGYANHIFNRIEDLPVPTLSAINGYALGGGCECILSTDLRIATPDLRVGLPETKLGIMPGFGGSVRLPRLIGLDSALEIITAGKDVGAAEALKLGLVDAVVETEKLPQAALELIESAISGAINWQQRRQPKLQPLQLSPIEQTMSFNVAKGMVYKVAGKHYPAPMAAVNTIEKAANCARDEALKYETASFVPLAHSDVARSLVSIFLNDQQVKATSKQLSRHVDAPQHAAVLGAGIMGGGIAYQSASKGIPVLMKDINEKSLDLGIDEAHKLLNAQFERGKINASKMAKTLASIHPSLSYAGIENAQIIVEAVVENPKIKAAVLSEVEPLVSAETVLASNTSTIPITELAKALKRPENFCGMHFFNPVHRMPLVEIIRGEKTSDETIAKVVTYASKMGKTPIVVNDCPGFFVNRVLFPYFAGFNLLLQDGADFKEIDKVMEKEFGWPMGPAYLLDVVGIDTAFHAEQVMALGFPERMSKTRKNAIDVMFEEKRFGQKNGKGFYQYEKDKKGKPKKIDAPETNELLAPISSEKRSFTKEEIIARMMIPMINEVVRCLEEGIIQSPADADIALVYGLGFPPFRGGAFRYLDTLGTAAYAKTAEAYADLSPLYQIPAGLKEKSQTNASYYAQPPVVAIDIQKVARG
- the rfaH gene encoding transcription/translation regulatory transformer protein RfaH, which gives rise to MEKWYLLYCKRGQIDRAMEHLNRQDVICMTPMADIEKVIRGKRTIVKEPLFPNYLFVKFDHNAIHTTTIQSTRGVSHFVRFGQLPAIVPDELIELLQQTELSHLIAPETPIHGDSVLITEGIFAGIQAIYDEPNGETRSILLLNILNKSVTKVLDNTQFKKLPQ
- the ubiB gene encoding ubiquinone biosynthesis regulatory protein kinase UbiB, with the translated sequence MTPGEIKRLYFIIRVFLSYGLDELIPKIKLTLPLRIGRFGFFWIKNQHQGKELGERLRLALQELGPVWIKFGQMLSTRRDLFPPAIADQLSLLQDKVASFDGKLARQYIEESLGGPLEQWFDDFDEKALASASIAQVHTAKLKENGKEIVLKVIRPDILPIIKADVKLMYRIANWVPLLPDGRRLRPKEVVREYEKTLIDELNLLRESANAIQLRRNFENSSMLYIPEVYADYCRENVMVMERIYGIPVSDITALKAQGTNMKILAERGVKVFFTQVFRDSFFHADMHPGNIFVSYEHPEDPLYIGIDCGIVGSLNKEDKRYLAENFIAFFNRDYRKVAELHVDSGWVPADTNVEDFEFAIRTVCEPIFEKPLAEISFGHVLLNLFNTARRFNMEVQPQLVLLQKTLLYVEGLGRQLYPQLDLWKTAKPFLEDWIHSQVGLPAITKALKEKAPYWAEKMPEIPDLIYGALRQHKFLQSNIEQLAEQLKDQRSKQRKSQYLLGIGATFILCGSLFFISDSIRMAIAFMSAGALSWVIGWCKSGKN
- the fadA gene encoding acetyl-CoA C-acyltransferase FadA, with the translated sequence MENVVIIDGIRTPMGRSKGGVFRQVRAEDLSAHLMNAIFERNPNASKKELDDIIWGCVQQTLEQGFNVAKNAALLTDIPHTVPAVTVNRLCGSSMQAIHDASRLIMTGDASSVLIGGVEHMGHVPMTHGIDFNPKLTLRVAKAAGAMGLTAEMLAKMYKISREEQDAFALRSHQRAAQATKNGSFKHEISPIAGHDSSGNLFAVDYDEVIRFDASLEGLASLRPAFDPVSGTVTAGNSSALSDGASAMLITSENYARNKGIKPRARIRSMAVVGCDPSTMGFGPVPATELALKRAGLSLADIDVIELNEAFAAQSIACLKGLKLPENQIDEKVNLNGGAIALGHPLGCSGARITTALLNQLEQKDKQFGLATMCIGFGQGIATIIERI